The genomic DNA TCGGAGCCGTAGTAGAGGACCTTCGGGTCGTGCGGGTCGAACTCCATGGGTGTGAACCAGTTGCGGCGCTGGAACGTCGTCCTGTCCGCGAAGTACGTGAGCGTGTCGCCGCCGTCGGTGGAGGAGAAGCAGTTGCCGTACTGGTAGCAGGCGAAGACGTTGTTCACGTCGGTGGGGTTGATGAGGTTCTCCTCGCCGTCGCCGCCGAGGTACTCGTTGAAGCCGTCACCGCCCCAGGAGCGCAGCGAGCCGTTGTCCTGAGCGCCGCCCGAGATCCTGGTGACGTCCTGCGGGCTGATCGCCGCGCTGTAGAGCTGGGTGTACGGCTGATGGCGGGACTTGACCCAGCCGCCGTCGCCGCGCGCGTCGGAGCGGTAGACGCCGCCGTCGTTGCCGAGGTAGACGCGGCCGGGGCGGCGCGGGTCCCACACCATGGCGTGATGGTCGACGTGCATGCTCGTGTCGTCGGCCGTCCAGGTGTCGCCGCCGTCCTTCGTGGTCAGCAGCGCGACCCCGGCCACATGCACGTGCTCGGTGTCCCGGGGGTCGATCCACACCTTGCCGAACCACCAGCCGAAGCTGGACTGCGAGTCGGTGAGGTCCTGGTTGTCGGGCAGACGGGTCCAGGTGTCGCCGCCGTCGGAGGAGGCGTAGAAGCCCTCGAAGGAGCCGTCGGCCTTGTTGACGATCGCATAGAGCCGGTCGCCCGCGACAGCGAGGCCGATCCGCCCCACGCCGGGGCCCTGCGCGGGCAGCCCGCCGCCGAGCCGCTGCCAGGTCTCACCGCCGTCGGAGGAGCGGAAGACACCCGAGCCGACACCGCCGTACGTCCGCAGGTCGGGGCGGCGGCGCTTGTCCCACATCACGGCGTAGAGCCGGTCTCCCTCGACGACGATCTCGGTGGCGCCGGTGAACTCGTTGGCGCCGGCCAGGATCCGCTCCCAGGTGGCGCCACCGTCCTGCGAGCGGTACACGCCCCGGTCGCCACCGCCGTTGTAGAGCGATCCGGCCGCGGCGACATAGATACGGCGCGGGTTGGCGGGATCGATGGTGATGGCGCTGATCGCCCCGGAGTCGCGCAGGCCGATCGGCGTCCAGTTCCGGCCGCCGTCGGTGCTGCGGTACATGCCGGTTCCCTCGTACGTGATGCTGCCGCCGCCCGGATTGGGCTCGCCGGTGCCGACGTACAGCGTGCCGTCCGGCGCGGTGGCGACCGCCCCCATGGCCTGCGTCCAGCTGTCGGGCCACACCGAGTGGAACGTCTGACCGGCGTCGGTGCTGCGCCAGAGCCCGCCGCTGGCAGCCGCCGCGTACAGCGTGTCGGCCCGCTTGGGATCGAGTGCGAGGGACACGATCCGCCCGCCGATGTCGGTGGGTCCGACGCTCTTCCAGCGCCCGCCGACGGTGGGCAGTTCGCGCGCCTGCGCGGCGGCGAGGTCGTGTGCGTGCCGTGGGATCGACTCTCCCGGCAGGGTCTTTTGCATATAGCGGTACTCGGCCGGGGCGGACGGCCCACGGACGGGCCGGTAGACATCGCCCGGTGGAGGCGGCGTCGCGGCGGCCGGTGCGACGAGCAACGCGGCACCGGTGACCGCGGCGAGAACCAGCGAAAGCAGACCTCTGCCCATTGAGCCCGTCCCGCCCCTGCCCATAGAGTTCATCCCACCCATACATCCCATCCCGACGTCATGGCCACTTCAAGCAGCGGCAACGACGTTACGGGAGAGGGGCGTTGAGCTGAAGAGGGCCTCTTGGGGGCTGAGGTGTGGCCCGGCTCACAGCATCTTGCGCTGGACGAGGAGTGAGAGAACGGGCGTGCCCGGCGGCAGAGCACCCAGACCGTCAGGACCCGGTAACCGATGATCGTTGTCGTGGCCGGGCTCAGCGGGGAGCCCGGGAGGACCATGGCGAACACCAGAGCCGCGTCGATGGGGCCGATGCCGCCCGGTGCCGGTAGGGCTCCGACCGCGGTGCTGGCGACGAGGAGCGCAAAGGTCACCTGCGCCCAGGTCAGCGGCAGGCCCAGCGCGAAGCCGACCGAGGCGATCACGCTTGCCCGGAGCAGCGGGGTGGCGGCGGCTCCGCCCCAGAGCGCAAGGACGCGGCTGGGCCTGAGCCGGTAGTTCGCTGGCGGTTGTAGGGCCGGGGGAGGCGGGGTCCAAGGCCGTTGTCATCGGAGTCGTCCGAGCGCGAGCGCCGCGTGCTGCGGGGCTGGTTGCGCAAGCGGACTGCGTCCCAGGCCCCGGTGCTGCGCGCGAGGGTCGTGCTGGCGTGCGCCGAGGGCCGCCCGAACGCGCAGGTCGCGCAGGGGCTCGGTATCTCGCGGGAGACGGTGCGCACGTGGCGGTCCAGGTTCGCCGCCGACCGTCTCGAGGGGCCGGTCGACGCTCCGCGCTCCGGTGCCCCGCCCCGGATCACCGACGAGCAGGTGGAGCCCCTGGTCGCCCGGACCCTGAACCAGGCACCCTCTTCGGGGGATTCGCAGTGGTCGACGCGGTCGATGGCCCAGGCCGCGGGCATGTCGCAGTCGGCCGTCTCGCGGGTCTGGCGGGCGTTCGGCCTCAAGCCGCACATCGTGCGGACACGGAAGCTGTCCACCGACCCGCAGTTCGTGACCAAGGTCCGCGACGTGGTCGGCATCCACCTGTCCCCGCCGGAGAACGCCCTGGTCCTGGCGGTGGACGAGAAGTCGCAGATCCAGGCTCTGGACCGCACCCAGCCGGTGCTGCCCCTGTCGCCGACGACGCCGGCGCGGATGACGCACGACTACGTCCGGCACGGCACCGCCAGCCTGTCCGCCGCCCTGGATGTCGCCTCCGGCTCGGTCGTAGCCCAGCACCACCGACGCCACCGCCACCAGGAGTTCCTCCGTTTCCTGAAGACCATCGACGCCGCCGTGCCCAAGGACCTTCACCTGCATCTGGTCCTGGACAACCACGCCACCCACAAGACCGAAGCGGTCAAGAAGTGGCTGCTGCGACACCCCCGCTTCCACCTGCACTTCACCCCCACCCCCCGCCTCCCGGCTCAACCTCGTCGAGCACTGGTCCGCCGAGCTGACCTGCCGCAAACTCCGCCGCTCGGCCCACCGCAGCGTCACCGAACTCGGACACGACATCCGCCGATGGATCAACGAGTGGAACAAGAACCGCAAACCGTTCGTGTGGACCAAGACCGCCGACGACGTCCGCGGCACCCTCGCCGCGTACTGCACACGAACTGGCGGCTCAGGACACTGACGTTTTCTCAGCGAAATAATCTTCGGGAAGTGGGTTGATCAGGGCGTTAAGGGTTGGGTCGGACAGCGGTGGCCCGGGTGCGGACAGACGTGAAGCCTCTGGTAGGACGGTTCTCACCACAAGATCGTCCGTTGCACCAGAGGCTTCACGTTGGTCACCTATGTTGCCATGCTCGACGTCCCGCGCCACGTGGTGGAATACGTGGCCCGGCTGCTGGCCGGCCACCGCCGCCGGATCGGCACCCCGAAGGGCTCCCGGGCGTTGAGCCCGTTCCGGCAGGCCGTCTTCGTGCTGCGCTGGTTCCGCGAGGCCGGCTGCGTGCACTGCCTGGCCCGCGATGCGGGAATCTCGCAGGCCACCGGCTACCGCTACCTCCACGAGGCAATCGACGTCCTGGCCGACCAGGCCCCCGAGCTGCATGAGGTGCTGGACCGCTGCCGCGCGCGGCAGATGAGCCACGTGGTGCTGGACGGCACCCTGGTCTCCTGCGACCGTGTCGCCGGGACTACCGAGAAGGGCAACGACCTGTGGTACTCCGGCAAGGCTCGGCACTTCGCCGGGAACATCCAGTTCGTGGCCGCACCCGACGGCACCCCGCTGTGGGTCTCCGACGTCGAACCCGGATCCGTCCACGACCTGCGTGCCGCCCGCATCCATGCCCTGCCCGCCTTGTACGCGGCGGCCCGCGCCGGTCTGCCGACGCTGGCCGACGTCGGCTACACCGGCGCCGGCAAGGGCATCCACACCCCGTTCCGTCCGCACCCCGACATCGCTTCCCCGCTCGCGCCGGACAACCGCGCCCACAACCGGCTCCTGCGCGGCATCCGGGCCCTGGGCGAACGGGCCGCCGCTGAACTCAAGCAGCGCTGGCGCGCGCTGCAGCACGTCACGCTCAGCCCCAGCCGGATCGGACGCATCGCCCAAGCCGCACTCGTCCTCAACAACTCATGGAAGTGACAACCGCTGAGAAAACGTCACTAGCCTCAATACCAGTGACTTAAGACTTCAAGTCGGTAGGATGTCTGGTCGGGAGGTGCTGAGATGCCGCGGCCGGGACAGGTTAAGCCGGAGACGGATGAGCGGCTGTCGGATCGCATTGCGGTCGGGCTGCTGACGAGGTCATTTCCGCCGGAGTTGGTGGACAGGGTTGTGGCCGAGTGCGGCCGGTCCGGTCAGCGCAACCGGTTGCTGCCGCCCCGCGTGGTGGTCTACTTCGTGCTGGCGATGTGCTTGTTCTCCGGCCAGGGCTATGAAGAGGTCGCCCGGTTGCTGACGCATGGGCTGGCATGGGTGAAGCGCTGGTCAGGGTCCTGGAACGTGCCGACCACGGCGGCGATCTCACGGGCCCGCGCGAGACTTGGCCCCGAGCCCTTGAAGGCCCTGTTCGCCGAGGTGGCCCGGCCTCTGGCGGCGGAGTCGTCGCCGGGGGCCTTCTACCGCAGTTGGCGGGTGATGGCCGTCGACGGCACGGTGTTCGACGTGCCGGACAGCGAGGAGAACGCCGCTTACTTCGGGCGCCCCACAACACATCGCACCGAGCGGTGTGCGTTCCCGCAGGTACGGGTGGTGGCGCTGGCCGAGTGCGGCACTCACGCCATCACCGCCGCCGCGCTGGGACCTCGCACGGTGTCCGAACCCGTACTGGCCCGGCAGGTGCTCGGCAGCCTGGGGGCGGGTGACCTGCTGCTGGCCGACCGCGGTTTCACCGGCCTGGAGCTGTGGCGGGCCGCGGCGGCCGGCGGAGCGGACCTGCTGTGGCGCGTCCGCGCCCACCAGGTGCTGCCCGTGCGCGAGGAGCTGCCCGACGGCTCTTACCTGTCCGAGATCGTCGCAGCCAAGGACCATCGCAAGCGAGCTGATCCGGAAGTGGTGCGGGTCATCGAGTACACGCTGGAGGATCCCGGCAGGCCCGGTCCGGAAGCCCCCTACCGCCTGATCACCACGGTCCTCGACTCCAAGGCCGCCCCGGCGACGGAGCTGGCCGCCCTCTACCAGGAACGGTGGGAGTTCGAAAACGCGCTGGACGAGCTGAAGACGCACCAGCGCGGGCCCGCCGAGGTCCTGCGTTCACGGTCACCCGGCGGGGTCGAGCAGGAAGTCTGGGGTCACCTGCTTGTTCATCACGCCATTCGCGCGCTCATGCACGACGCCGCCGAAGCGGCCGGCCTCGACCCCGACAGGCTGTCCTTCACCCGCACCATCCGCCTCGCGCGCCGCCAGGTCACCGCGCAGGCGGCCTTTTCCCCTGACCACCTCGCGGCGGCGCTGGCCCACGGACTCGACGAAATAGCGGCCCGGCTCTTACCGCCGCGACGCCGACGCACCAACCCCCGCGTCGTCAAACGCAAGATGTCCAACTTCGGCGTCAAACGCGACGAGCACCGCACGTGGCCCCAGCCCACCCGCGACCCGGACGACGCCGTAACCATCGCCCCCCACTGGCGCACCGCCCCTATTACCTCATCCTCCAAGGCCAGACGCGTCCGGAATCCTTAAGTCACTGGTATTGTCACTAGCCTCGCGCTTTCACGTGGTGGAGCGTCCGAGACTTGATCAAATAAGCGGAGAGTGCTCCTGACCTGCAACGATGGGATTTGTCTAGGGTCCTGTTGGCTGCACGGAAAGAAGCACTCTCCAGGTGAAGAAGCGTATCGGGTCCTACCCGCGTGTCCGCATCGAGGGCGGCGGCCGGGCGGTGGTCTCGCAGGCCGGGGGCGTGCTGCTGGTCGAGACCGCCCGCAAGTCCGGTTTGGACACCGCGATATCAGCGGCGCTGACGCCGTGGCGGAAGGCTCGGGCGGTGCACGATCCGGGCAAGGTCCTGCTGGACATCGCGCTGTCGGTCGCGCTGGGAGGGGACTGCCTGGCCGATGTCGGCATGCTGCGTGCCGAGCCGGCCGTGTTCGGGCCGGTCGTCTCCGACCCGACGGTCTCCCGCCTGATCGACACCCTCGCCGGCTCCGGTGAGAAGGCACTGGCGGCGATCCGTTCCGCCCGGGCCGAAGCACGCGAGCGGGTCTGGAAGCTGGCCGACGAAAGTGCGCCCGATGCCGACGGGACGGTGACCGTGGACCTTGACGGGGTGCTGGTGATCGCGCACTCCGGCAAGGAGGATGCCGCGCCGACCTGGAAGCGGACCCACGGACATCATCCGTTGATGGGGTTCGTCGACCACGGGCAGGGCGGTACCGGTGAGCTGGTCGCGGCCCTGCTCAGGCCGGGCAACGCGGGCTCGAACACCGCCGCCGACCACATCAGTGCCGCCCAACTGGCCCTGGCCCAGCTGCCGAAGAAGTACCGGCGCGGGCGACGAACCCTGATCCGCACGGATTCCGCGGGCGGCACCCACGAGTTCGTCGCCTGGCTGGCCCGGCGCGGGCGGTGGCTGTCCTACTCGGTCGGCATGGTGATCACTGAGCAGGTTCACCAGCATGTCCTGAAGGTTCCGGCGTCGGCCTGGACGCCGGCCGTCGAGGCGGACGGCGAGGTCCGGGACGGGGCCTGGGTCGCCGAACTGACCGGCGATGTCCTGGAGGGCTGGCCGAAGGGGATGCGGCTGATCGTCCGCAAGGAACGGCCCCACCCTGGTGCCCAGTTGAGAATCACGGACGCCGACGGCATGCGGATCACCTGCTTCGCCACGAACACCGCCGATCGCCGAACTCGAGCTCCGTCA from Streptomyces sp. MRC013 includes the following:
- a CDS encoding glycosyl hydrolase; this encodes MGRGLLSLVLAAVTGAALLVAPAAATPPPPGDVYRPVRGPSAPAEYRYMQKTLPGESIPRHAHDLAAAQARELPTVGGRWKSVGPTDIGGRIVSLALDPKRADTLYAAAASGGLWRSTDAGQTFHSVWPDSWTQAMGAVATAPDGTLYVGTGEPNPGGGSITYEGTGMYRSTDGGRNWTPIGLRDSGAISAITIDPANPRRIYVAAAGSLYNGGGDRGVYRSQDGGATWERILAGANEFTGATEIVVEGDRLYAVMWDKRRRPDLRTYGGVGSGVFRSSDGGETWQRLGGGLPAQGPGVGRIGLAVAGDRLYAIVNKADGSFEGFYASSDGGDTWTRLPDNQDLTDSQSSFGWWFGKVWIDPRDTEHVHVAGVALLTTKDGGDTWTADDTSMHVDHHAMVWDPRRPGRVYLGNDGGVYRSDARGDGGWVKSRHQPYTQLYSAAISPQDVTRISGGAQDNGSLRSWGGDGFNEYLGGDGEENLINPTDVNNVFACYQYGNCFSSTDGGDTLTYFADRTTFQRRNWFTPMEFDPHDPKVLYYGSEVVNRSTDGGETWQPISPDLSGGPGTDPVHPNYGTITSIAPASDGRTVYAGTDDGRVWVTRNLGATWTKLAEGRPWVTRVVVDPKNPNRVWTTHSGYRSGSPLPHVYGSTDGGRHWRNLSGNLPDAPVNDLVAARGGILYIATDQGVFTSTAHGGRWLRLGRGMPQVPVDDIEYDAGRHRLVAATFGRGFYELTTP
- a CDS encoding transposase family protein, whose translation is MVTYVAMLDVPRHVVEYVARLLAGHRRRIGTPKGSRALSPFRQAVFVLRWFREAGCVHCLARDAGISQATGYRYLHEAIDVLADQAPELHEVLDRCRARQMSHVVLDGTLVSCDRVAGTTEKGNDLWYSGKARHFAGNIQFVAAPDGTPLWVSDVEPGSVHDLRAARIHALPALYAAARAGLPTLADVGYTGAGKGIHTPFRPHPDIASPLAPDNRAHNRLLRGIRALGERAAAELKQRWRALQHVTLSPSRIGRIAQAALVLNNSWK